Part of the Arthrobacter gengyunqii genome is shown below.
TCTGTGCCTGGCCCGTGCTCTGGGGAGTCGAGTCGTTGTCCATCAGCGCATTGGCGCCCACGGCCACGCCCCCGCCCAGGAGCCCGGCCAGAACCATGCCGGTAACCAGGGTGCCGGCTCCGAACTTGCGCCCGGCGGGCGGACGGGTCGGCTGGGGTCCGGCGCTGTACGGGTCCTGCCCGTAGCCACCTCCGGAATAACCGCCGCCCGAATCCCCGGCCCCGTAGCTGCCGGCACCGTAACTGCTGCTGCCTGACGCAGAAGGCGTGTGTGCAGGCGGCGGCACGGCGCCCGGAACATTCTCCGGAGGAGTGCTGCCGTAGGAAGCGGACTGCTGGGCCGCCGCATCGGGCAACTGCTGCGTCTGGCCTTCACGGGCCTCATCCGCAGTTACGCCCTCAGAAGAAGCAGGCGGGGCAGGCGGACGGGGAGGAAGCGGACGCTGCGGCCCCTCGGTGCCCCCGTATTGCTCAGACATGTGCAGTCCTTTCCAAATCAATGTGCCCGTGGAAGTGTGAGGCTTCCTCAACTATGACAATACTTTCTGTGACGACTGGCAAAGGTTCCTGAACACTTCCTGACAGTTTGCCGAAAGACATGCAGCCCTCCCCATGGTGGACTGGTAATCCGGCGAACCATAGAATCGAACCAAGTGCCGGCCGCTCGCCCGCAGAATTCACGGATCCGGCGGAATGACGCCGAACAGCCACGCACCATGACAATCCTGAGGACAAATTTATGCGGTTGAAGACCATGCGGCTAGCTGCCGTGCTCGGTTTGAGTGTCACGGCGCTGATGGTTCCGGCCACGGCCGCTTCCGCGGTTCCCCCGGTGACCATTCCGCCCGGACAATTCCTGGTCGATGACGCCGGTGTCCTGGGCTCGGATGCCGGCGAAGTCAGGGAAGCCATCACGGAGGTGCGTGATGAAAGCCGGTACACCCTTTTTGTGGTGTACGTGGATGAGTTCACGAACCCTTCGGACCCTGTTGCTTGGGGAGACCAAGTCGTGAAGCAGAAGGGGATGAACTCTCAGGACGTGCTGTTGAGCATTGCCACGCAAAGCCGACAGATCAATGTCTCAGTTGCTGCAAACAGTCCGCTGACGCAGCAACAGGGCGACGCCGTTATCGATGCAGCCGCCGATCCGCTGGTTGGCAAAGAGAGCTTCACCTCCGAGGACTGGGCTGAAGCAGCCGTCAGCGCCGCCGACACGCTCGCCTCAGGCCGCAGCGGCACTTCCACCGGTTCGTCGTCGTCCTCCGGCGCCAGCCTTGCTCCGGTCATTCTGATTGGCGGAATCATCCTGCTTGGCGGCGGCGCGGCCTTCCTGTTTGTCCGCAGCCGGCGCAAGGGTGCCATTACAGCCGGACCGGCCAACTCAGGACCGCAGGAGCCGGTCGACCCACTGGACGAGATGAGCGTGGAGGATCTGCGCAAGCGCGCCGGCAGCCTTCTTGTAGCCGCCGACGACGCCATCAAGTCCAGTGAACAGGAACTGGCCTTCGCGATGGCCTCCTACGGCGACGACGCCGTCAAGACCTTCACTGAGGACCTCGCAGCAGCGAAGAACCACATGAGCGAATCCTTCAAGATGCAGCAGCAGCTGGATGACCATATTCCGGACACCGAGGCCCAGCAGCGCACCTGGCTCAAGGACATCATCCGCCGCTGCGAGGCGGTCAATGAGTCCCTCCAGGCGCACAAGGAAGACTTTGACGCGCTCCGCGAACTGGAGAAAAATGCACCCGCTGCGCTGAGCGCGGCCCGCAGCAGCGCACAGTCGGCGGGCGGGCGCCTGGAGGCAGCAGAGGCCTCCATCGCCGGGCTCCGCCAGCGTTACGCCGATTCCGCCCTGTCCCAGATCTCGGACAACATCGAACAGGCACGCCAGCGGCTCGAGTTTGTCGATAACGCCGAAGAAACAGCCCAGGCCAAGCTTGACGAGGGCGACACAGCCTCCGCCGTCGTCGCCGTCCGCGCCGCAGAGGAAAGCGTGCACCAGGCCAACGTCCTGCTGGATGCCATCGAGAAGACCGGACATGAACTCGACGCAGCGCGCAACGAATTGCAGCGTGCCGTCGCAGATGCCCGGCAGGATCTGGCCCAGGCCCGGGCCTTTGCAGCGAACGGCGCCAACGCCGGACTGGCCGGACCGGTAGCCGGTGTGGAAGCCGCGTTGACGGCCATTGAGCGTGAGTCCTCGGTTCGGAACAATCCAGTGGACCTGCTGCGGCGCCTTGAGACGGCCAACGCTCAGCTCGACAACGCACTCGAGGGCATCCGGGACCGGCAGGAACAGGAACGCCGTGCACGCGACTCCCTGCAGCACGCCGTCATGTCAGCCCAGGCGCAGATTTCCGGCACCTCCGACTACATCCGTGCCCGGCGCGGCGGTGTCGGCAGTGAGGCCAGGACCCGGCTTGCCGAAGCGGAGCGCAACCTCCAGCAGGCCATCGCCCTGCAGTCGTCCGATCCGGTCAGCGCTTTGGCCTACGCCCAGCAGGCCAATGCCTTGGCCGCGCAGGCAGCTGAGATGGCCCAGCAGGATGTCGACGGATTCGGCGGCGGCTTCGGCGGAGGCGGGGGCGGCATGTACGGCGGCCGTGGCGGCAGCTCAGGCCTCGGCG
Proteins encoded:
- a CDS encoding TPM domain-containing protein translates to MRLKTMRLAAVLGLSVTALMVPATAASAVPPVTIPPGQFLVDDAGVLGSDAGEVREAITEVRDESRYTLFVVYVDEFTNPSDPVAWGDQVVKQKGMNSQDVLLSIATQSRQINVSVAANSPLTQQQGDAVIDAAADPLVGKESFTSEDWAEAAVSAADTLASGRSGTSTGSSSSSGASLAPVILIGGIILLGGGAAFLFVRSRRKGAITAGPANSGPQEPVDPLDEMSVEDLRKRAGSLLVAADDAIKSSEQELAFAMASYGDDAVKTFTEDLAAAKNHMSESFKMQQQLDDHIPDTEAQQRTWLKDIIRRCEAVNESLQAHKEDFDALRELEKNAPAALSAARSSAQSAGGRLEAAEASIAGLRQRYADSALSQISDNIEQARQRLEFVDNAEETAQAKLDEGDTASAVVAVRAAEESVHQANVLLDAIEKTGHELDAARNELQRAVADARQDLAQARAFAANGANAGLAGPVAGVEAALTAIERESSVRNNPVDLLRRLETANAQLDNALEGIRDRQEQERRARDSLQHAVMSAQAQISGTSDYIRARRGGVGSEARTRLAEAERNLQQAIALQSSDPVSALAYAQQANALAAQAAEMAQQDVDGFGGGFGGGGGGMYGGRGGSSGLGGAILGGILIDSILRGGGGGFGGGGGWGGGGFGGFGGGGGGGFGGGGTSF